The segment ATGTTATTGCAATAAGAATCGTCCAAAAGATTTTTGAATAATGCTTTTGTTCTAGTGTGTAATAAAATAATAGCCCTTTAACTTGATTATTCATACGTTATGCTCCCTTCTTTTCCGTTAAATGGATCATCAATTCTTGAATTGGCACGCCTTCTACTTGCAATCCAGCTGCATTCGCTTCTCCTTTTGTACCATAGGCATAGACAAAAGAATTTCCAGCCAGATCCTTTCTTTCAATCACTTCTTTGTCCTGTAGAAATGCATCAACCTTTTCCGTTGGCCCAGATACGGCTACTGTTTGTTCTCTTAATACTTCTGAGGATTCTTGTAAAACAACAGAACCTTCTTGTAAGATGATTACGCCCTCAAACATTAAGCTAACCTCATCAATTAAATGTGTCGAGAAGATAATTGTTCGTGGATACTCCTGATAATCTTCTAGTAACAATTCATAAAATCGTTTTCGTGATGGTGCATCCATCCCGATATACGGCTCGTCAAAGACCGTAATTGGTGCTCTACTCGCTAAGCCAACCGTAATACCTAAAGCGGATTCCATCCCTTTTGATAACATTTTTATCTTCAATTGCCTCGTTAAGTTAAACTCTTTTAATAAGTCTTCTGCGAGTGTTTGCTCCCAATTCGGGTAAAAGTAGGAAAAAATCGTTAACACGTCTTTGATCTTTAACTCTTTAGGAAAATTATTCGCTTCCTTAATTAAACAAATGGATTCCGTTAATTCTTGGTTGTCGAATGGATTTTCCCCATTAATTTTTATATTTCCACTTGATGCTAAAATTTGCCCACTGAGTATATCCATGAACGTTGTTTTGCCAGCACCATTTCTTCCAAGCAGACCATAAATTTTATTCTCTTCAAGCGTAAACGAAACATGATTCAATGCATACTTTTCTCCGTACGTCTTACTTAAATTATTCACTTCAATCTTCATTTTGTTTGTCCTCCCTTTGCAACATTTCCATAAGTTCATCTTCATTCATTCGAAGCTTTTTTGCTTCCTCCTTTAGTGGATGCATGTAATTGTCATAAAATGTCTGCTTGCGCTTCTCAATAACAATCTCCTTAGCCGCTTCGGTTACAAACATGCCTACTCCTCTCCTTTTCACCAATATCCCCTCTGCCACCAATTCATTAATTCCTTTACCAGCAGTAGCAGGATTAATTTGATAAAAGGCAGCAAATTCATTTGTGGAAGGTACCCGATCACCAACCTTATATGACTGATCCATGATCGAGTCTTCTATTTGATCTTTAATCTGTATAAAGATCGGTTTGCTTTCATCTAGTATTTTTTTCATTTTAGTTCATTCCCTAATTGGTTAATTACTTATTTAACTAACTATATAGCATTGATATGTAAAAGTCAAACTAATTTTTTTAAATTGGAAGATAACAATTAGCGGGGTCTGTCCCTCAGTACGTTAACGCGTTAATATACTGAGGCATCCCTTAATTGTGAATGAAGTTTGAAATCAATTAAAAATCCATTTTGAAATAGATCAAAATGGATTCCTCATCACAGGATTTAATTTTTAAAGTGGCCATTTCCTAAAATTATTTTACAGTGTCCGATTCTTAAATAATTTTCAATTTTATATTTCCCTTCTATATCTCAAAGAAATATAGTCTTCTCCTTCAACGTTACCATAGGCCTCTTTTTCACCCATAAAACGGAATCCTTTTACTTCATAAAAAGGAATACCTTTAACATTGCCTTTTAGAACGGACACCCATTGCTCGCTCGCCCCTTTATTACGTTGGACATCTGTTAAGTGATTTAAAAGTTCGGTACCTATCCCTTCCCTACGTCGTTCGGGGTCTAAGTATAGAACATAGACTTCACTTTTAGTCTCATCTATCATACCTCCGCCAATCGCACCCACAACGATCCCATCATCAAGTGCTACGAAATAACCATCCCAACCCTCCGCTTCCTCCAATTCACGCCTAATACGATCATGATTATAGAATATTTTATCATTCCTTTTCATACTTTCTGTACTTTTGATGATCCCTCCAATTGTGTCCCGTCTTCCCTCTATGCATACTCTGGAAATGCCTTCCACATGTTTTGGCAATCCTCTTCTAACTTCTATCATGCTGCTCCCTCCATTTGTCTTTTCAGCGAAAAAAATTTCTATCTTTTCTATGACAATGGCTGAACTACCCAAATTCGATAACCGTCCGGATCAGCTATGACAGCTTCTGTAACTCCCCACTCGCGATCAACAGGTTCCTGGACAATTTCTTCGCCGACATTTTTGATGGACTCAACGGCCGCAACAACATCTTCCGTCATTAACTCAAAAACAATCCCTTTCTCCACCGGTTCAGGTTCATCAATAATATGTAGCATAATGCTGATTTCATCTTCACCCTGTCCAACGGAAAAATAAGCCATCCCGTTTTCCACGAAATCCTCAGTCAAATGTAATACATTTTTATAAAAATCGATTGACCTGTTCAAATCTTTTACCGGAATGATAATCGTATTGATTTTTTCAATTTTAAAATTAGCCATCATTACTTCTCCCCTTATTTTAAAAATGTCTCCAATACATCCATCATCTTTTTAATTTCTTCATTGTTGATCGAAAAATACTTTGTGTTTCCTACTCTTCGAATGGATACGAGTCCTGATTTGTTTAATTGGTTCAGATGACGTGATATCGTACTTTGCTTCATGTCCAATTTCGTTACAATTTGCTGTGCAAACATTTCTCTGTTTTCAGCCAATAGGCCAATGATTTGCAGTCGTGTTTGGTCTCCCATCCCCTCGAATGCTGGTGAAATGGCCGTGAAATCCGGAGCGTTTGTTTGTTTTTCCGCAGTATCTCCTAAAGGGTCAAACATAACGTATATATGTTGATCAACATTGAAAAAAATCAGCAGTCGGTCTAAATTAATGACAGGTAAAAACGTCATGGTTTCTGCCCGCCTTAAATTATCCAATTCATTCGTATCAGGGAATAAGCCGGTCACCTCCAGAAGTGCCTCTTCGTTTGTCCGGTACAGCTTGGATAGATGTTGATTATTTTTTTGTTGCCATTCAGCCAACCATTTATTTTCCTTTTCCCAAAGCTCTTTAAAACCGTAATTCCAAAAGCCTTCTATTAATCGGATCATTCTTTCCTTAATCGATGCTAAATCACCATATGAAGTCTGGATTTCCTCTACATTTCCAACGGACCAGCTTTCCAAAACAGCTTTTATGGCTCTACTTCGATTTACAGGCTCTTTTAATTCTTCCTCTTCCAAATTGACATGCTCCATCGTTTTTTCGACCAAAGGATTACGAGGCAGAAACTGATAATAATAGTCCATGGTCTCCCTGATTCCATAAATGAGAAGATCCAACACTTGCGCCTCAGACATTTCTTTCCACCAGCTGATAAACTGCTCCCAACCCTCATCCAAATTATCATGATTTTTAATGTAATATTCCCGAAGAATAACACCGTGAGCAAAAACTGTTCTTAGTACCTGCAAATCCTCTTTAATATTTTTTGGCAGTAGGTTGGAAAAATCCCTTAACCACTCCGACGAATGGGCAGAGCTATTCAAAAAGTAATCAGTCAGCTGAATATTGGAAAGAAGATTCGCGCCCAATGATTGCTCTATATTTATTTTTGGCGATGGATAGGTAGGTATGAAAAAATCCCTTTTCATGATAGTACACCTCCTTATATGCATATATTCAATATTTGCATGTTAATTATTTTACTAAAATCCATCGTAATTTTCAAGTGAATTTTTTTAGTACTGAACTTGTAACGCTTACTTTGCTGTAAATACAAAGGAACCCATTTTGAAATTAATCAAAATGGGTTCCCTTCAAACTATGGAGATTCGATTTCTATTGCCATATTTTTTTCTTTTCCGATAAACATTTTTCTCTTATCTTTAATACCATCGATCTTAACAACAGATTCTTGTTCATTAACTTCAAATATTATTGTTCTGGAGATATTTTAGTCCCTGCTCCTGATTGCTCCGCCCGTTCTTTAGGTGACCCGCTGAACGGTGTATTGCCACGGCAGTAAATGGTACTCGCTAAAACGGATTTTATCTCCATCTCTGATAAAACTTCTATAACCCTCTGGACTACTTTATTATCGTGGTTACGACCATCCGAACAGGCAATTAGACCAACCGTTTTACCCGCCAATTTTTCCAAACTTAACATCTTCTTCATTCGTAATATTTATAAGTTACTACACTCCAGTGAAAGACGTTTGCATTCTATTAGTGGATAAAACCGTTAATCTACCAATGTTCGGATTAAAAAATTGCTCAAATAGGTACCTAACCTACTTTGAGCAATTTTTTACAGAGTGGATGTTATTAAGCAACACTTCTACATGCTTCTGCACATTTAAAGCAGGCATCAGCACATTTCTGACAGTGATCATGAGGATGTTTTTTACATTCATTCCCACAAGCTTCACAAATAGTAGCACATACAGAAGCTAATTCAGAAACAAAGGATGTTCCTCTTGAAATTGCTTGTTCTAAATAAGCACAAATATCAGCGCATTCTCTATCTAACCGAATGCAGTCGGCCATCATTTTAACATCGTCCTCTTTTAAACATGCATCATAACAGTGATTACATGCTGTCATACATTCATGTAACGTTTGTAATAGTTGTTGATGTTGCTCATGCGCCATTCATAAAACCTCCATTTTAGTTGATATGTTAACTACATATGTATAGTTTCCTACTATATAAAAATATAAACGGAAAAAATAAATTCCTATAAAAAAATGTACAAAATGGACGGGGTGCCTATTTGTTAAAGTGCATTGTTTACAACTTCTTCTTTTACATGTTTTTAAAGATTTCAAGGTTAAGCTTAAACACTAAAATAAGACTCTATTGCGTTTTTCATTTGACTAACGAGTGCTGTCACCTCTACGTCGAGTCCTTCCCACTTATCAACATACTCTCCCAGGTAAGCTTTTCTGGCTAAGTCGAGCAAAGTTGCATGTTCTTTAGATAATCGAGGTATAGCCCATTCTGCAGCCACATTTTTTGGAGATATTTCACCAACAGCTACTGTCTGCCACATTCGAGCTAGTGTTAAAATTACGTTACGTTCGTCACCCTTCATATCCTCAATTAATTCTGGTAAAGACTCCACAATCGCTGTTCGAATATCTGTCACCGGCACAGGGTCAAGTAGATCTGAAGCATGGGGGCCAAAAAGAGAAACACTATCCTTTCTTACTTGTACCATTACGATAGCTAAATCAGGGTCATAAGTTGGCTCTGGGGTTTTTCCTTCCTTAAAGACATCCCTGAGCCATTCCCCGTAGATAAATTCATTTTTCGGCGGATATCTCCAGGGTACAACATCTTCATAGTTTACAATCGTCATTTCAAGTGGTCGTATAGAATCTGTATTTCCAATCTTTCCGGATATAAGCATCAGCCTATCTGTTAGCGCCCTTCGAGTGATTTCAGATAAACCACGGTCTACAATTACTAGGACATCTACATCACTATTAATGCGCAAGCCACCTTTTACTGCAGAACCAAATAGATATACCCCTAATACTGTTTCGCCCAGCAACTCGTTTACAATTTTTAATGATTGAATCGCTTGCTTCGGTATTTTTTCGTTATTCAGATCGCTCATCAACTACGAACTCCTCAAATCAATATCTTCCTTGAATTTTAACATATATTATCGCTATACAGCGCTATAAGCTAGAAAGATGCAATTCTTATCCCAGAAGCTTTTTGGTAGATAACAGGTTTTAATGGCGCAAAATAGAATTTTTCAGTAATATAAGACATAGGGCAGTAAGTGATAAAAGCCAGCTTCCAGCAGAGGGGATAGGGATTGTAGAAGATATCAATTACTAGGGGTATCGCTATAAACGAAGGTGATCACAATGAAAAATATCAAAAGAATTCTTTTGATTCTTATTGGGCTTATATCTTTTGGTATCGGCGTTGCGGGAACGATACTCCCTGTTCTGCCCGGGGGACCATTTTACTTAGTTGCAGCTTTTTGTTTTACGAAAAGTTCTGAGCGGCTTGATAATTGGTTCAAAAGCACCGAAGTATATGACAAATATGTGGAAGGATTCCGCCAGAAAAGAGGCATGAGACGCAAAGAGAAAATACGCATTAATCTGATTGCTGATTTCTTTATTGTGTTTTCGATATTTATTGTTGATATTCTTTTTGTGCAAATAGTTCTTGTATTGCTTGGTCTTTATAAGCATTATTATTTCATTAAGAAAATCAAAACAATTAAGCTGGAAGAGAATGAATAATCTAAGAAGGAAGGGATTATTCATTCTCCTCCGGCCATTGTTCGTGAAAATTCCGGTCAGGTTGTATACTTCCAAGCCACTTTTAGTCCGGCATGATTCCTATAGCTAAATAATATTTACTAGAAGGATTTCAGGCTAGAT is part of the Virgibacillus sp. NKC19-16 genome and harbors:
- a CDS encoding VOC family protein: MANFKIEKINTIIIPVKDLNRSIDFYKNVLHLTEDFVENGMAYFSVGQGEDEISIMLHIIDEPEPVEKGIVFELMTEDVVAAVESIKNVGEEIVQEPVDREWGVTEAVIADPDGYRIWVVQPLS
- a CDS encoding YbaN family protein, yielding MKNIKRILLILIGLISFGIGVAGTILPVLPGGPFYLVAAFCFTKSSERLDNWFKSTEVYDKYVEGFRQKRGMRRKEKIRINLIADFFIVFSIFIVDILFVQIVLVLLGLYKHYYFIKKIKTIKLEENE
- the ant(9) gene encoding aminoglycoside nucleotidyltransferase ANT(9) — encoded protein: MSDLNNEKIPKQAIQSLKIVNELLGETVLGVYLFGSAVKGGLRINSDVDVLVIVDRGLSEITRRALTDRLMLISGKIGNTDSIRPLEMTIVNYEDVVPWRYPPKNEFIYGEWLRDVFKEGKTPEPTYDPDLAIVMVQVRKDSVSLFGPHASDLLDPVPVTDIRTAIVESLPELIEDMKGDERNVILTLARMWQTVAVGEISPKNVAAEWAIPRLSKEHATLLDLARKAYLGEYVDKWEGLDVEVTALVSQMKNAIESYFSV
- a CDS encoding ABC transporter ATP-binding protein, whose protein sequence is MKIEVNNLSKTYGEKYALNHVSFTLEENKIYGLLGRNGAGKTTFMDILSGQILASSGNIKINGENPFDNQELTESICLIKEANNFPKELKIKDVLTIFSYFYPNWEQTLAEDLLKEFNLTRQLKIKMLSKGMESALGITVGLASRAPITVFDEPYIGMDAPSRKRFYELLLEDYQEYPRTIIFSTHLIDEVSLMFEGVIILQEGSVVLQESSEVLREQTVAVSGPTEKVDAFLQDKEVIERKDLAGNSFVYAYGTKGEANAAGLQVEGVPIQELMIHLTEKKGA
- a CDS encoding GntR family transcriptional regulator, with protein sequence MKKILDESKPIFIQIKDQIEDSIMDQSYKVGDRVPSTNEFAAFYQINPATAGKGINELVAEGILVKRRGVGMFVTEAAKEIVIEKRKQTFYDNYMHPLKEEAKKLRMNEDELMEMLQREDKQNED
- a CDS encoding ArsR/SmtB family transcription factor — protein: MKRDFFIPTYPSPKINIEQSLGANLLSNIQLTDYFLNSSAHSSEWLRDFSNLLPKNIKEDLQVLRTVFAHGVILREYYIKNHDNLDEGWEQFISWWKEMSEAQVLDLLIYGIRETMDYYYQFLPRNPLVEKTMEHVNLEEEELKEPVNRSRAIKAVLESWSVGNVEEIQTSYGDLASIKERMIRLIEGFWNYGFKELWEKENKWLAEWQQKNNQHLSKLYRTNEEALLEVTGLFPDTNELDNLRRAETMTFLPVINLDRLLIFFNVDQHIYVMFDPLGDTAEKQTNAPDFTAISPAFEGMGDQTRLQIIGLLAENREMFAQQIVTKLDMKQSTISRHLNQLNKSGLVSIRRVGNTKYFSINNEEIKKMMDVLETFLK
- a CDS encoding four-helix bundle copper-binding protein, whose product is MAHEQHQQLLQTLHECMTACNHCYDACLKEDDVKMMADCIRLDRECADICAYLEQAISRGTSFVSELASVCATICEACGNECKKHPHDHCQKCADACFKCAEACRSVA
- a CDS encoding GNAT family N-acetyltransferase — its product is MIEVRRGLPKHVEGISRVCIEGRRDTIGGIIKSTESMKRNDKIFYNHDRIRRELEEAEGWDGYFVALDDGIVVGAIGGGMIDETKSEVYVLYLDPERRREGIGTELLNHLTDVQRNKGASEQWVSVLKGNVKGIPFYEVKGFRFMGEKEAYGNVEGEDYISLRYRREI